From the Psilocybe cubensis strain MGC-MH-2018 chromosome 9, whole genome shotgun sequence genome, one window contains:
- a CDS encoding Tyrosinase, whose translation MVNRLIVEGAVPKVSGQAPERLEISVFLKDIRQFSLYIQALVALYSQDRNDPASFWQIAGIHGQPYVDYDGTPCDGNEYCVHSTDLFSPWHRPYVVLFEQEIQKLAREIASTYKYDCDSWMESAAALRQPYWGWDKMESVVPPDEIIVETNVQIMKPDCKSLVFVPNPFLTYYYPEGGNSSFVEHFKFRPNTSRYPNTNWISQTTMLKAALRAEAPAIVENTQRLFSLKTWHDFTLGSNGTTGLEGIHNTIHSTTGGAKGNMAYIEVAGKFKVERKTQTDYWQSPGIVDTADTFNYQYAGRAPKASSSEDVAEPAEVALEEYSHAPTSGTILEWSIRVQCKPFALGGSFSVYIFLAPTVPPTDSAQWLFDPTFAGTVDVFANTNPEQCANCTSHANELIKGFVHINRIFKSRSGAHSIDPDAVLPYLRSNLSWGVVKASGEVVEIEKLPSLEVTAMYTPLKPEITRGRTGGHL comes from the exons ATGGTCAACCGACTTATTGTTGAGGGCGCTGTACCCAAGGTCTCGGGACAGGCACCAGAGCGACTCGAAATCTCTGTCTTCCTCAAAGATATCCGACAATTCTCTCTTTATATCCAAGCTCTTG TCGCCCTTTATAGTCAAGATAGAAACGATCCAGCATCTTTTTGGCAAATTGCTGGAATACACGGTCAACCATACGTCGACTATGATGGCACACCATGCGACGGGAATGAATATTGCGTTCACAGCACGGATCTGTTCTCACCGTGGCATCGGCCATATGTCGTTCTCTTTGAG CAAGAGATCCAGAAGTTGGCCCGGGAAATTGCGTCAACGTACAAGTACGATTGCGACTCGTGGATGGAATCAGCAGCTGCGTTACGCCAGCCGTACTGGGGCTGGGATAAGATGGAGAGCGTAGTTCCTCCTGACGAAATCATCGTGGAGACAAATGTTCAAATTATGAAGCCAGATTGCAAATCACTAGTATTTGTTCCGAATCCTTTCTTGACGTACTACTACCCCGAAGGAGGAAACTCTTCCTTTGTTGAACATTTCAAATTTCGGCCAAATACTTCGCGGTACCCAAACACAAACTGGATCTCGCAGACAACGATGTTGAAGGC GGCGCTTCGAGCAGAAGCTCCAGCAATTGTAGAAAACACACAAAGGCTGTTCTCGCTGAAGACATGGCACGATTTTACTCTGGGAAGCAATGGAACCACAGGTCTAGAGGGCATCCATAACACCATCCATTCCACTACAGGCGGTGCGAAAGGTAACATGGCGTACATTGAAGTAGCAGGCAAGTTTAAAGTAGAAAG AAAAACTCAAACCGACTACTGGCAATCTCCCGGCATCGTTGATACAGCGGATACCTTCAATTATCAATACGCAGGGAGAGCACCTAAAGCCTCTTCCTCAGAAGATGTCGCAGAGCCCGCAGAGG TAGCGCTTGAAGAATATTCACACGCGCCCACAAGTGGCACAATTTTAGAATGGAGTATTCGCGTGCAATGCAAACCATTCGCACTAGGCGGCAGTTTCTCGGTGTACATCTTCCTCGCCCCCACGGTGCCCCCCACTGATTCCGCCCAATGGCTTTTCGACCCCACGTTCGCCGGAACGGTCGATGTCTTCGCCAACACAAATCCTGAGCAATGTGCGAACTGCACAAGCCATGCGAATGAGCTGATCAAGGGCTTTGTGCACATCAATCGTATATTCAAGAGTCGATCCGGAGCGCATTCCATCGACCCTGACGCTGTTTTGCCTTATCTTAGAAGCAACTTGAGCTGGGGCGTGGTCAAG GCGTCGGGAGAAGTGGTTGAGATTGAAAAATTACCGTCACTTGAGGTGACGGCCATGTACACGCCGCTCAAACCTGAAATCACTCGGGGTCGGACTGGAGGACATCTTTAA